In Bacillus toyonensis BCT-7112, a single window of DNA contains:
- a CDS encoding APC family permease yields the protein MVSSIKRFLIGRPLKSTELGEQKLNKTKALAILSSDALSSVAYGPEQILIALAGLGAIAYWYSIPIAIGVLVLLTALILSYRQIIFAYPHGGGAYVVSKENLGMNPGLIAGGSLLVDYILTVAVSVSAGTDALTSAFPSLHAHNVIIAIIFVIFITILNLRGVTESASVLAYPVYLFVLALFILIGVGIYNILTGHVSPTLHTPIGTPVAGISLFLLLRAFASGSSALTGVEAISNAIPNFKDPAPNNAAKTLLAMGALLAVLFSGIVFLAYYYGITPSKEVTVVSQIAEQTFGRNFMYYFIQGTTALILILAANTGYSAFPLLAVNLAKDKFIPRMFTIRGDRLGYSNGIIILGIASIILIVAFQGQTEHLIPLYAVGVFIPFTLSQTGMVLKWLREKPEGWALRLTVNLIGAVISFIVMSMFFLTKFAQVWSILIFLPAIIFLFHRIKKHYDAVGDQLSLKTCEPLIPIEGNVILVPVAGMTHVVENSLNYAKALSADQVIAVYVAFDREEEKKFEEKWKKWQPEVRLVTLHSHYRSIIQPLTKFIDTVQYKASESNYRVTVVIPQFIPKKGWHNILHNQSSLLIRAYLLYKRNVVITTVPYHLKK from the coding sequence GTGGTTTCATCTATTAAAAGATTTTTAATTGGAAGGCCGTTAAAATCAACTGAGTTAGGAGAGCAAAAGCTTAATAAAACGAAGGCGCTAGCCATTCTATCTTCTGACGCATTGTCATCAGTTGCATACGGACCAGAGCAAATTTTAATCGCTTTAGCAGGTCTTGGAGCGATTGCGTATTGGTATTCCATTCCGATCGCTATTGGGGTATTAGTATTATTGACAGCTCTTATTTTATCTTATCGTCAAATTATTTTTGCCTACCCACATGGCGGGGGCGCATATGTTGTATCAAAAGAAAACTTAGGGATGAATCCAGGCTTAATAGCTGGAGGGTCTTTATTAGTGGATTATATTTTAACTGTTGCAGTAAGTGTATCAGCAGGTACAGATGCGTTAACATCTGCTTTTCCTAGCTTACATGCACATAATGTAATCATTGCGATTATATTTGTTATATTTATAACCATATTAAATTTAAGAGGTGTAACAGAGTCAGCTTCCGTTTTAGCATATCCTGTTTATTTATTCGTTTTAGCACTATTTATATTAATTGGTGTAGGGATATACAATATTTTAACTGGTCACGTTTCACCGACCTTACACACGCCGATTGGAACGCCGGTTGCGGGAATTAGTTTGTTCTTACTGTTAAGAGCATTTGCATCAGGTAGTTCGGCTTTAACAGGTGTTGAAGCGATTTCAAACGCAATTCCAAATTTTAAAGATCCTGCACCAAACAATGCAGCAAAAACTTTGCTTGCGATGGGCGCATTACTTGCTGTGTTATTTTCAGGAATTGTATTTTTAGCTTATTATTACGGAATTACACCGAGTAAAGAAGTAACTGTTGTTTCTCAAATTGCTGAACAAACATTTGGACGTAATTTCATGTACTATTTCATACAAGGCACAACAGCTTTAATATTAATTCTTGCTGCTAACACAGGGTATTCTGCATTTCCATTATTAGCAGTTAACCTTGCAAAAGATAAATTCATACCGAGAATGTTTACGATTAGAGGAGACCGTCTTGGTTACTCAAACGGTATTATTATACTTGGAATTGCTTCGATTATTTTAATTGTAGCTTTCCAAGGTCAAACAGAACATTTAATTCCGCTATATGCAGTAGGTGTGTTTATTCCATTTACACTTTCTCAAACGGGTATGGTATTAAAATGGCTTCGTGAAAAACCTGAAGGATGGGCTTTAAGATTAACGGTTAATTTAATTGGTGCAGTCATTAGTTTTATCGTTATGAGCATGTTCTTTTTAACTAAATTCGCTCAAGTTTGGTCGATCCTTATTTTCTTACCTGCTATTATCTTCTTGTTCCATCGAATTAAGAAGCATTATGATGCAGTCGGTGATCAATTAAGTTTAAAAACTTGTGAGCCTCTTATTCCGATTGAGGGGAATGTAATTCTCGTGCCTGTAGCTGGTATGACTCATGTAGTAGAAAATTCATTGAACTATGCGAAGGCTCTTTCTGCAGATCAAGTTATCGCTGTATATGTTGCTTTTGACAGAGAAGAGGAAAAGAAATTTGAAGAGAAATGGAAGAAGTGGCAACCTGAAGTAAGGCTTGTTACATTGCATTCTCATTATAGAAGTATTATTCAGCCGCTAACTAAGTTCATTGATACAGTGCAATATAAAGCGAGTGAATCAAATTATCGAGTTACGGTCGTTATACCACAGTTTATTCCGAAAAAAGGCTGGCATAACATTCTTCATAATCAATCAAGTTTACTCATACGTGCGTATTTACTCTATAAGAGAAATGTTGTTATTACGACAGTTCCATATCATTTGAAAAAGTAA
- a CDS encoding class I SAM-dependent methyltransferase, translated as MRTTENFNDKADIYAKYRPDYPNAYIDYLFSANQLKEDRIVADIGSGTGIFSHQLLERGLKVIGVEPNDDMRKMAEQSLKLYARFQSIKATAENTTLKEHSVDLVTVAQAFHWFDKAAFKMECQRILKQKANVALVWNSRDLTSSIMKENAEICQKTCPTFKGFSDGIEETPEVFNTFFKDGKYEFKEYQNDLLFDYEGFLGRNLSASYAPKKDEEEYKKFVFLLSELFEKHSKNGKIVLQNMTRSYLGNV; from the coding sequence TTGAGAACAACAGAAAATTTTAACGACAAGGCCGATATATATGCGAAATATCGCCCCGATTACCCTAATGCATATATTGATTATTTGTTTTCGGCTAACCAACTGAAAGAGGACCGAATTGTGGCTGATATTGGTTCAGGTACGGGGATATTTAGCCACCAGTTGCTTGAAAGAGGTTTAAAGGTTATTGGAGTTGAGCCAAATGATGACATGAGAAAGATGGCTGAGCAATCGTTAAAACTATATGCTCGTTTTCAATCAATAAAAGCAACAGCTGAAAATACCACTTTAAAAGAGCATAGTGTGGATTTAGTAACTGTTGCTCAAGCATTTCATTGGTTTGATAAAGCAGCTTTCAAAATGGAATGCCAACGAATCTTGAAACAAAAGGCAAATGTTGCTCTCGTTTGGAATAGTAGAGATTTAACTAGTTCGATTATGAAAGAGAATGCAGAAATTTGCCAGAAAACCTGCCCGACTTTCAAAGGGTTTAGCGATGGAATAGAGGAAACTCCCGAAGTATTTAACACCTTTTTTAAGGATGGAAAGTATGAGTTTAAAGAGTATCAAAATGATTTACTTTTTGATTATGAAGGTTTTTTGGGAAGGAATTTATCAGCGTCCTATGCTCCGAAAAAGGATGAAGAAGAATATAAAAAATTTGTTTTTCTCCTGTCAGAGTTATTCGAAAAACATAGTAAGAATGGAAAAATTGTTCTTCAAAACATGACGCGAAGCTATCTAGGAAATGTCTAA
- a CDS encoding response regulator transcription factor, with protein MEKNSILIVDDDLDIVQFINVNLTQEDFTVFSAHNGEEALEIINNNSIQLAILDIMMPQMDGIELCRRIREKYSLPIMFLSAKSSDVDKVIGFSTGADDYIVKPFSTIEFIARVKAQLRRYTYFNQIAVQVMEKKINIKGLEIDEISRVVKIYGQTINVTKTEYDILHLMAAAKNRVFTIEEIYESVWNERAYESNNTVMVHIARLRNKIEENPKEPRFIQNVWGVGYKIGD; from the coding sequence ATGGAGAAAAACTCAATATTAATTGTAGATGATGATCTAGATATTGTTCAATTTATTAATGTGAATTTAACGCAAGAAGATTTTACTGTTTTTAGTGCTCATAACGGAGAAGAGGCATTAGAGATAATAAATAATAACAGTATTCAACTTGCTATTCTTGATATTATGATGCCTCAAATGGATGGTATAGAACTGTGTAGAAGGATTAGAGAGAAATATAGTTTACCAATTATGTTTTTAAGCGCAAAATCATCGGATGTAGATAAAGTAATTGGATTTAGTACTGGGGCAGATGATTATATTGTGAAGCCGTTTAGTACAATTGAATTTATAGCAAGAGTGAAAGCTCAATTAAGAAGGTATACATATTTTAATCAAATTGCTGTCCAAGTAATGGAAAAGAAAATAAACATTAAAGGTTTAGAAATAGATGAAATTTCTAGAGTAGTAAAGATATATGGACAAACAATTAATGTTACAAAAACTGAATATGATATTTTGCACTTAATGGCAGCTGCAAAGAACCGTGTGTTTACGATTGAAGAAATATATGAAAGTGTTTGGAATGAAAGGGCCTATGAAAGTAATAATACGGTAATGGTTCATATTGCGAGATTAAGAAATAAAATTGAAGAGAATCCAAAAGAACCGAGGTTTATACAAAATGTTTGGGGAGTCGGGTATAAAATTGGAGATTAA
- a CDS encoding rhodanese-related sulfurtransferase, with protein MATTKPYRVLLYYMYTTIENPEEFAAEHLEFCNSLELKGRILVAKEGINGTCSGTVEQTEKYMEAMNNDPRFDGIVFKIDEEEGHAFKKMHVRPRPELVTLRLEDDINPKEITGKYLEPKDFYEAMKQEDTVIIDARNDYEFDLGHFKGAIKPDIESFRELPDWIRENKETLEGKKILTYCTGGIRCEKFSGWLVREGYEDVSQLHGGIVTYGKDPEVQGELWDGQCYVFDERIAVPVNQKEHVIVGKDHFTGEPCERYVNCSNPECNKKILCSEENEAKHLRACSHECRVSPRNRYVIQHELTEEQVAAALEKIEAGK; from the coding sequence TTGGCAACTACAAAACCATATAGAGTATTACTTTATTACATGTACACAACAATTGAAAACCCTGAAGAATTCGCTGCAGAGCATTTAGAATTTTGTAATTCACTTGAATTAAAAGGTAGAATCCTTGTAGCAAAAGAAGGTATTAACGGAACTTGTTCTGGAACTGTAGAACAAACAGAGAAATACATGGAAGCAATGAACAATGATCCACGTTTTGATGGAATCGTGTTTAAAATAGATGAAGAAGAAGGCCATGCATTCAAGAAAATGCACGTACGTCCGCGTCCAGAATTAGTTACACTTCGTCTAGAAGACGATATTAATCCAAAAGAAATAACTGGAAAATATTTAGAGCCAAAAGATTTTTATGAGGCGATGAAACAAGAAGATACAGTTATTATTGATGCACGAAATGATTATGAGTTCGATTTAGGGCATTTTAAAGGTGCAATTAAACCAGATATTGAATCATTCCGTGAATTACCAGATTGGATTAGAGAAAACAAAGAAACACTTGAGGGTAAAAAGATTTTAACTTACTGTACAGGCGGAATTCGATGTGAGAAGTTTTCTGGTTGGTTAGTTCGTGAAGGCTATGAAGATGTAAGTCAGCTTCACGGCGGAATTGTAACGTACGGAAAAGATCCAGAAGTACAAGGCGAGCTATGGGATGGACAATGTTACGTATTTGATGAGCGTATTGCTGTACCAGTAAACCAAAAAGAACATGTTATTGTTGGTAAAGACCACTTTACAGGTGAACCTTGTGAGCGCTATGTAAACTGTTCAAATCCAGAATGTAACAAGAAAATTTTATGTTCTGAAGAAAACGAAGCAAAACATTTACGTGCATGTTCTCATGAATGTCGTGTAAGCCCACGTAACCGCTACGTAATACAACATGAATTAACGGAAGAACAAGTAGCTGCTGCATTAGAGAAAATCGAAGCAGGTAAGTAA
- the panE gene encoding 2-dehydropantoate 2-reductase, producing the protein MRILVLGAGGVGGFFGGRLVEKGEDVTFLVRSKRKQQLEEKGLVIRSVNGDFSFQPKLITKEDRTSPFDVILFSTKAYHLNEAIQDLKPFVGENTVIIPLLNGIAHLSLLQKEFGGEKVMGGLCFIETTLNDQGEIVQTSAANRLVFGEIKPQDSERIKRITKAFIGTKASFVLSENIMQDMWHKYLFITVMSGVTTLMRAPIGPIRESEGGREFIRNLFEESVQIMRVLGAPVKDNIAQEHMKTIDKISYDMKSSMQRDMEKGSFIEGKHLQGYLLDVAEQFSLEAPLLGVVYQNLKVYEEMTFNKPVIELDV; encoded by the coding sequence ATGCGCATTTTAGTATTAGGAGCTGGTGGCGTCGGTGGATTTTTTGGTGGCCGATTAGTAGAAAAGGGAGAAGATGTTACATTTCTCGTTCGCAGCAAAAGAAAACAACAATTAGAGGAAAAAGGACTTGTTATTCGTAGTGTGAATGGAGATTTTTCCTTTCAACCGAAATTGATAACGAAAGAAGATAGAACTTCTCCATTTGATGTGATTTTATTTTCAACAAAGGCGTATCACTTAAACGAGGCAATTCAAGATTTGAAGCCGTTTGTTGGCGAAAATACTGTAATCATTCCATTGTTAAATGGTATCGCTCATTTATCGCTATTACAAAAAGAATTCGGCGGGGAAAAAGTAATGGGCGGTTTATGCTTTATTGAGACGACGTTAAACGATCAAGGAGAAATTGTACAAACTAGTGCTGCCAACAGACTTGTATTTGGAGAAATTAAGCCTCAAGATTCAGAGAGAATAAAGCGTATTACGAAAGCATTTATAGGTACGAAAGCTAGCTTTGTTTTAAGTGAAAATATTATGCAAGATATGTGGCATAAATATTTATTTATTACTGTCATGTCAGGCGTTACAACATTAATGCGTGCACCGATAGGACCAATTCGTGAAAGTGAAGGTGGACGTGAATTTATCCGAAATTTATTTGAGGAATCTGTGCAAATTATGAGGGTATTAGGAGCTCCAGTTAAAGATAATATTGCCCAGGAACATATGAAAACGATTGATAAAATTTCTTATGATATGAAGTCCTCTATGCAGCGTGATATGGAAAAAGGTTCGTTTATTGAAGGGAAGCATTTGCAAGGATACTTACTAGATGTAGCAGAACAATTTTCTTTAGAAGCACCATTACTAGGAGTGGTATATCAAAATTTGAAGGTGTATGAAGAAATGACATTTAACAAACCCGTAATAGAATTAGATGTATGA
- a CDS encoding peptide ABC transporter substrate-binding protein, translating to MKRKKSHLMVMAIITSLFLTACNNKANKSDAEAKKQVLNVTVSEEIPSLDTAKTMDGTSSHVMQNIFEGLYVLDDQDHPIPAVAKSFKRSEDGKKYTFDLRKDAKWSNGDNVTANDFIFAWKRAVNPQTASQYADMFFHVKNAKEINKGTMSLDELGVKVINDYKLEVELEQPIPYFLQLLALPIYLPQHESFLKEQGNKYGLEPSNLIYNGPFVLEKWKHEQEFQLKKNATYWDQKKVKLDEINFHIVKDTMTAVNLYEAGDLDRVPINSQVVDKYKGNKELHMSSDPGIAMLRFNEKNNALANKKVRQSISLALNKDDFVAHFINNGAKPANGLVPVGHMNEETGKDFRKENGNISSYDLQNAQKIWEEAKKELGVEQVNLGFLTFEQDNAKRMAEYIKGDLEKNLNGLTLQIKQQPFKQKLQLEQTGDYDITMANWGPDYKDPINYLELFTTGNPNNKMSYSNSHYDDLIRKAKNDFVLDPEKRWEALREAEQVLLEDAAVAPLYHLGSAYVQKDYVKGIAKHQFGGVYTYKNAYVDKK from the coding sequence ATGAAGCGAAAAAAGAGCCATTTAATGGTAATGGCAATTATTACATCTTTATTTTTAACAGCTTGTAATAATAAAGCGAATAAAAGTGATGCAGAGGCTAAAAAACAAGTGTTAAATGTAACAGTATCAGAAGAAATTCCTTCACTTGATACTGCAAAAACGATGGATGGGACATCATCACACGTTATGCAAAACATATTTGAAGGGTTGTATGTGCTAGATGATCAAGATCATCCTATTCCAGCAGTAGCAAAATCGTTTAAAAGAAGTGAAGATGGTAAAAAATATACATTTGATTTGCGTAAAGATGCAAAATGGTCAAATGGAGACAATGTAACAGCAAATGACTTTATATTTGCATGGAAACGTGCAGTTAACCCGCAAACGGCATCTCAATATGCGGACATGTTCTTTCATGTGAAAAATGCGAAAGAAATAAATAAGGGAACAATGTCACTTGATGAACTTGGGGTTAAAGTTATAAATGATTATAAGTTAGAGGTTGAACTTGAACAGCCAATTCCGTATTTTTTACAGTTGTTAGCACTGCCTATATACTTACCACAGCATGAATCATTTTTGAAAGAACAAGGAAATAAATACGGATTGGAACCTAGTAATCTCATATATAACGGCCCATTTGTATTAGAAAAATGGAAACATGAACAAGAGTTCCAATTAAAGAAGAATGCTACATATTGGGATCAAAAGAAAGTGAAATTAGACGAAATAAATTTTCATATTGTAAAGGATACAATGACGGCTGTAAATTTATATGAGGCCGGCGATTTGGATCGAGTACCTATTAATTCTCAAGTTGTAGACAAGTATAAAGGGAATAAGGAATTACATATGTCAAGTGATCCTGGAATCGCTATGCTACGTTTTAATGAGAAAAATAATGCGTTAGCCAATAAAAAAGTACGTCAATCTATCTCATTAGCATTAAATAAAGATGATTTTGTTGCTCACTTTATTAATAACGGGGCAAAACCTGCAAATGGACTTGTACCAGTTGGTCATATGAATGAAGAGACTGGCAAAGATTTTAGAAAAGAAAACGGAAATATTTCTTCATATGATTTGCAAAATGCGCAAAAGATTTGGGAAGAAGCGAAAAAAGAGCTTGGAGTAGAGCAAGTAAACCTCGGGTTTTTAACGTTTGAACAAGATAATGCAAAACGTATGGCAGAATATATAAAAGGTGATTTAGAAAAGAATTTGAATGGATTAACGTTACAAATTAAACAGCAGCCATTTAAGCAAAAGTTACAGTTAGAACAAACAGGTGATTACGATATAACGATGGCAAATTGGGGACCTGACTATAAAGACCCAATTAATTATTTAGAGTTATTTACGACGGGGAATCCGAATAATAAAATGAGTTACTCGAATTCTCATTACGATGATTTAATAAGGAAAGCGAAAAATGATTTTGTACTTGATCCGGAGAAACGATGGGAAGCGTTGCGAGAGGCTGAGCAGGTCTTATTAGAAGACGCTGCCGTGGCACCGCTTTATCATCTTGGTTCAGCTTATGTACAAAAGGATTATGTAAAAGGAATTGCAAAACATCAATTTGGTGGCGTTTATACTTATAAGAATGCTTATGTTGATAAGAAGTAA
- a CDS encoding M23 family metallopeptidase, whose amino-acid sequence MWKKSLLAIIVSFLIISWSVVYLAHGIISVVVWWWIQAFSVVSIFVLIGSVVMFAWKGIFRKRIDRMLLLIVLFSIIGAWPVGWFANIGRIAYPADVQSTSPKIVVRFPLNERALVGWGGDRLEKNYHVIKPNERWAYDILIPPAEVKSSKLEDYGIYGATVMAPASGTVVSVNNDEKDLVLGSDDFQSMAGNHIYLRLDETGTFLILAHLKKGSIKVKEGQHVNEGFVLAQVGNSGSSSEPHLHIHHQRENPSEVSMFYTEGLPLYFRTKKGALMPERGTYVKGN is encoded by the coding sequence ATGTGGAAGAAAAGTTTGTTAGCAATTATAGTTTCTTTTTTAATTATAAGTTGGAGTGTAGTTTATTTAGCTCATGGTATTATATCAGTCGTTGTTTGGTGGTGGATACAAGCATTTAGCGTAGTTTCGATTTTTGTTTTGATAGGCTCAGTAGTAATGTTTGCTTGGAAAGGCATCTTTAGAAAGCGAATAGATAGAATGCTACTTTTAATAGTTCTGTTCTCTATCATTGGAGCTTGGCCTGTCGGGTGGTTCGCTAACATTGGGAGAATTGCATACCCAGCAGATGTACAGTCTACGAGTCCTAAAATAGTCGTTCGTTTTCCTTTGAATGAGCGGGCGTTAGTAGGATGGGGTGGTGATCGCCTAGAGAAGAATTATCATGTGATAAAACCAAATGAAAGATGGGCATATGATATTCTCATTCCACCTGCTGAAGTGAAAAGTAGTAAGTTAGAGGATTATGGAATATATGGAGCGACAGTAATGGCGCCAGCTTCTGGAACAGTTGTATCAGTTAATAATGATGAAAAAGATTTAGTTCTGGGATCAGATGATTTTCAGTCAATGGCCGGGAATCATATTTATTTACGGTTAGATGAAACAGGGACATTTTTGATTCTCGCTCACTTAAAGAAAGGGTCAATTAAAGTTAAAGAAGGACAACATGTAAACGAAGGCTTCGTTCTTGCCCAAGTTGGTAACTCTGGAAGTTCAAGTGAGCCGCATTTACACATCCATCATCAAAGAGAGAATCCATCCGAGGTGAGTATGTTTTATACGGAAGGCTTGCCACTTTATTTTCGAACTAAAAAAGGTGCGCTGATGCCGGAAAGAGGTACATACGTAAAAGGTAATTAG
- a CDS encoding Nramp family divalent metal transporter produces the protein MNKDISKDEQIPSQSTTVQSAHLALSGQTKGLKRLLPFLGPAFIASVAYIDPGNFATNIAAGSQYGYLLLWVILASNLMAVLIQTLSAKLGIATGRNLPEIARENFPRPVSIGLWIQGELVIMATDLAEFIGAALGLYLLFGIPMLPAALITAAGSFIILEFQRRGFRPLEAIITGMIFIVVIAFGVQVFYAKPELSPLLSGLFIPKFQGVDSILLAAGILGATVMPHAIYLHSALTQRRVVGTNDEQKKKIFRFEFIDIIIAMVIAGAINASMLIVAAALFFKNGLHVEDLDVAFNQFSNLVGPASAALFGIGLLSAGLSSSSVGTMSGDIIMQGFIRMHIPLYLRRFITMIPPLVIIALGVNPTYALVMSQVVLSFGIAFALVPLIMFTSSKKIMGALVNHRITTFIAWIIAALVIVLNIFLLYQTFIG, from the coding sequence ATGAATAAAGATATATCAAAAGACGAACAAATCCCTTCTCAAAGTACAACTGTTCAATCAGCACATTTAGCGCTAAGCGGACAAACGAAAGGCTTAAAAAGACTATTACCATTCTTAGGGCCTGCTTTCATCGCTTCAGTCGCTTATATTGATCCTGGAAATTTCGCAACGAATATTGCTGCTGGTTCACAATATGGTTATTTATTACTTTGGGTAATTCTCGCTTCTAATTTAATGGCTGTATTAATTCAAACTTTATCAGCTAAATTAGGAATTGCTACTGGGAGAAACCTTCCAGAGATAGCTCGTGAAAATTTCCCGAGACCTGTTTCCATCGGTTTATGGATTCAAGGTGAACTTGTTATTATGGCAACTGATTTAGCTGAATTTATTGGAGCAGCACTCGGATTGTACTTGTTATTCGGAATTCCAATGTTACCAGCAGCTTTAATTACAGCAGCTGGATCGTTTATTATTCTTGAATTTCAACGCAGAGGCTTTCGTCCATTAGAAGCAATCATAACAGGGATGATTTTTATCGTTGTTATCGCTTTTGGTGTCCAGGTCTTTTATGCAAAACCGGAATTAAGCCCTCTTCTTTCAGGACTATTTATCCCAAAATTCCAAGGCGTGGATAGTATTCTTTTAGCAGCTGGTATTTTAGGTGCGACAGTTATGCCACACGCAATATATTTACATTCCGCCTTAACACAGCGCCGTGTAGTCGGAACAAATGATGAACAAAAGAAAAAGATTTTCCGTTTCGAATTCATTGATATCATTATTGCAATGGTTATCGCTGGAGCCATTAATGCGAGTATGTTAATTGTAGCAGCTGCTTTATTCTTTAAAAACGGCTTGCACGTTGAAGACCTTGACGTCGCTTTCAACCAATTCAGTAATTTAGTCGGTCCTGCATCCGCTGCTTTATTTGGAATCGGACTTTTATCAGCAGGATTATCTAGCTCGTCTGTCGGTACAATGTCTGGTGACATTATTATGCAAGGATTCATTCGCATGCATATTCCGTTATATTTACGCCGATTTATAACAATGATTCCACCTCTAGTTATAATTGCTCTAGGTGTAAACCCAACTTATGCTCTCGTTATGAGCCAAGTTGTCTTATCGTTTGGTATTGCCTTTGCATTAGTACCGCTTATTATGTTTACAAGTAGTAAAAAGATTATGGGGGCACTCGTTAACCACCGTATAACAACTTTCATCGCTTGGATAATTGCTGCACTCGTTATCGTTTTAAATATTTTCTTACTGTATCAAACATTTATAGGGTAA
- a CDS encoding GNAT family N-acetyltransferase: protein MFPILKTDRLILRELTEKDAPGILQCFSNTDVLRYYGQKPLQNVDQVKQIINNFKLSYNARNGIKWGIELKDKKELIGTIGFHDWSSEHKRANISYAFLPEHWGNGYATEAVSEVISYGFHTLHLKRIGAIVFLENEASNKVLLKLGFEKEGVLKNYMYQDDIPYDTNFYALLKSV, encoded by the coding sequence ATGTTTCCTATATTAAAAACTGACCGACTCATTTTGCGAGAACTTACGGAAAAAGATGCACCGGGTATACTACAATGCTTTTCTAATACTGATGTACTGCGCTATTATGGCCAAAAACCATTACAGAATGTAGATCAAGTAAAGCAAATTATTAATAATTTCAAGTTGAGTTACAATGCAAGAAACGGTATAAAATGGGGCATCGAATTAAAAGATAAAAAAGAACTCATTGGAACAATTGGTTTTCACGATTGGTCTTCTGAGCATAAACGAGCAAATATAAGTTATGCCTTTCTCCCTGAACACTGGGGAAATGGCTATGCTACGGAAGCAGTTTCTGAGGTTATATCATACGGTTTCCACACGCTTCATTTAAAACGTATTGGTGCAATTGTCTTTCTTGAAAATGAAGCTTCAAATAAGGTGCTATTAAAATTAGGTTTTGAAAAAGAAGGCGTTCTAAAAAATTATATGTATCAAGATGATATTCCATATGATACGAATTTTTATGCTTTATTAAAATCGGTTTAA
- a CDS encoding TIGR04053 family radical SAM/SPASM domain-containing protein yields the protein MGGLILINRDFNENPFIVIWELTRACQLKCLHCRAEAQYHRHPLELTFEEGRKLIDDIYEMENPMLVFTGGDPLMRPDVYDIAEYAVKKGVRVSMTPSATPNVTKETIQKAKEVGLARWAFSLDGPTAEIHDHFRGTEGSFQLTMNSIRYLHELKIPIQINTVVSKYNVDVLKEMAMLIEELKCVLWSIFFLVPTGRGKEKDMISPAQHERVFHWLYKLSKKVSFDIKTTAGQHYRRVVLQEKMKENNKTNQIIQYQDVLMNGTTGRIDGLGRAPKGVNDGNGFVFISHIGDVYPSGLLPIKTGNIRTTALAEIYRNSPVFQNLRNPDKYKGKCGVCEFRYVCGGSRSRAYAMTGDYMESEPFCVYIPKALRKQKKNVKTGNE from the coding sequence ATGGGAGGGTTAATCTTGATTAATCGTGATTTTAATGAAAATCCGTTTATTGTGATATGGGAGTTAACAAGGGCATGTCAATTAAAATGTCTGCATTGTCGTGCAGAAGCACAGTATCATCGTCATCCTCTAGAGCTAACATTCGAAGAAGGAAGAAAGCTAATTGATGATATATATGAAATGGAAAATCCAATGCTTGTATTTACTGGTGGAGATCCATTAATGCGTCCAGATGTATATGATATCGCGGAATATGCAGTGAAAAAAGGTGTTCGAGTTTCTATGACGCCAAGTGCCACTCCAAACGTGACGAAAGAAACGATTCAAAAAGCAAAAGAAGTGGGACTTGCTAGATGGGCATTTAGTTTAGATGGACCAACAGCTGAAATACACGATCATTTTAGAGGGACAGAAGGATCATTTCAATTAACAATGAATTCCATTCGTTATTTGCATGAATTAAAAATTCCTATTCAAATTAATACTGTTGTTTCTAAATATAATGTGGATGTACTTAAAGAAATGGCAATGTTAATAGAAGAATTAAAATGTGTACTTTGGAGTATATTTTTCTTAGTTCCAACAGGACGAGGTAAGGAAAAAGATATGATTTCACCAGCCCAACATGAAAGGGTATTCCATTGGCTATATAAGCTTAGTAAAAAGGTTTCTTTTGATATTAAAACAACAGCTGGTCAGCACTATAGACGGGTTGTGCTTCAAGAAAAAATGAAAGAAAATAACAAGACAAATCAGATCATTCAATATCAGGATGTATTGATGAATGGGACGACAGGGCGAATTGATGGGCTTGGTCGTGCTCCAAAAGGGGTGAATGACGGAAACGGTTTTGTATTTATTTCTCATATTGGAGATGTATATCCAAGTGGATTATTGCCTATTAAAACCGGGAATATTAGAACGACAGCACTAGCTGAAATCTATCGAAACTCTCCTGTTTTTCAAAACCTTCGTAATCCGGACAAGTATAAAGGAAAGTGCGGTGTTTGTGAGTTTCGATATGTTTGTGGGGGATCTCGTTCTAGAGCATATGCGATGACGGGGGATTACATGGAAAGCGAACCTTTCTGTGTATACATTCCAAAAGCATTGCGAAAACAGAAAAAGAACGTAAAAACGGGAAATGAGTAA